The genome window ACTACGACCGTGTCGTGCCCATCAGCGCCGTAGCCTCGGTAGGCGACGACCGCATCGTCCTGAACATGACGGCGGAGGAGTTCAAAGACGCGCCCGAGTACACGATCGAGAGCTTCGAACCGCCCGAAGACCTCACCCCCGGCGAGTTCGACATAACCGACATCGTGGATGCCGCCCACCGGATTGCCGACTATGTTGGCAGCGTAGGGGCGAATTACTGGCTCTTCGAGAAGCTGAACAAGCCCGCGGGCAGTGTGGACATCGCCGAGGGGACGCCGGTCTGGCGCCAGGAGCCGCACCAGAAGCTGGGCGAGGTGAGCCGCGTGCTGGTAGGCGCGGACGGCGTGGCCCAGGCCCTCGTGATCAGGCGCGGCTTCCTGCTCAAGCGCGACGTGATACTGCCGCTGCGCTACGTCACCGAGCTCATGGACGACCTCGTGCGCGTCGACATCTCGGACGAGCACCTGGAGGCGCTCAAGGAGTACGAGGGCCCGTAGGCGGAGAAGGCGCCGAGAGGGCGGGCGTTGCCCTTGTTACAATCGCCACGTGGACGAACATGCGCTTCGCGTGTTGGAGTACGACAAGGTCATCGACCGCCTGGCGAAGCTCACATCCTTCGCCGGAGGCCGCGATCTCGCCCTCGCCCTCCAGCCCTCGCCCGACTTTGACGAGGTGCTGCGGCGTCAGCGCCTGCTCGCCGAAGCCATCCGGCTCCGGCGCCTGCGGACGCCGCTGAACCTCACGAGCGCCTCGGACGTGCGCCCTGCCGTGGAGAAGGCGGCCCTGGGCGGCGTCCTCGACACGCACCAACTGCTGGAAATCGCCAACACGCAGCAGGTCGCCGAGACGGTGCGCGCGGCGACGGCCCGCCACGAGTCCGACATGCCCCTGCTCTGGGGGCTGGGGCAGTCCATCGTCGAACTGCGCAACCTGGTCGCCGAGATACTCAAGGCGATCGACCAGCGCGGCGAGGTGCTCGCCTCGGCGAGCCCGAACCTCGGCCTCATTCGGCGCGACATACGCATCGCCCACGACCGCCTCCACTCCAAGCTGCAGGAGTTCCTGGCCTCGCCGGCCGGAAGGCTCGCCGCCCAGGAGCCCATCGTCACTCTGCGCGACGGCCGCTACGTGATCCCGATCAAGGCCGACTTCCGCGGCGAGGTCCGCGGCATCGTGCATGACGTGTCTTCCAGCGGCGCCACCCTCTTCATCGAGCCGCTGGCCGTCGTCGACCTGGCGAACAAGTGGCGTGAGCTCCAGATCGAGGAGCAGCGCGAGGTCGAGCGCATCCTGCGCCGCCTCAGCGCCCTCGCCGGCGAGAACGCCGCCGTGCTCAAGGCGAACGTCGGCGTGCTTGCGCAGGTGGACCTCGTCATGGCGGCGGCCCGCCTCGCCGACGAGCTGACCCCGCACGATCGGACCTCGCTTCCGGACGCCGCGCCGCCCGAGCGTTGGCTCCTTTCCTTCAAGGACGGCGCGGCCGCGCTCGAGCTGCGGGAGGCGCGCCATCCCCTGCTTTCGGCGCCGGTGCCGATCAGCATCTCGATCGGCGGCGCCGACCGCGTGCTGCTTATCACGGGTCCGAACACCGGCGGCAAGACTGTCGCCCTGAAGACGGTCGGCCTGCTCGTCCTTATGGCCCAGTCCGGCCTGCCCGTCCCGGCCGAAGGGGCCAGCCGCATCCCGGTCTTCGAGGATGTACTCGCCGACATCGGCGACGAGCAGAGTATCGAGCAGTCGCTGTCCACCTTTAGCGGCCACATCAAGAACATAATCGGCCTCCTGCAACGCGCCGGCCCGACGTCCCTCGTCCTGCTGGACGAGTTGGCCGCCGGGACGGACCCGGCCGAGGGCGCGGCCCTTGCCCGGGCGCTGCTCCGGCACCTGATCGAGCGCGGCGCCCTGACGATCGCCACCACACACCACGGAGAGCTCAAGCTCTTCGCGCACTCGACGCCCGGCGTGCGCAACGCGGCCGTGGAATTCAACCCGGTGACCCTGGCGCCTACCTACAGGATCACGATCGGTGTCCCGGGCCGCAGCAACGCCCTGGCGATCGCCGCCCGCCTGGGGCTGCCCGAAGCGATCCTCAAGGACGCGCAGGCCTCGCTCTCTCCGGAGCAGGCGGAGATCGACGCCCTGCTCGACGACCTTCGCCGCGAGCGCGAGGCCGCCGCAGCCGCCCGCCAGCAGGAGGAGCAGGCGCGCAGGCGCGCCGAGGAGGCGCGCGCTCGCGCCGAGCAGCGTCTTGCCGCCATCGACGAACAGCGCGCCGAGCGCTTGGAAGAGGCCGCAACAGCGCTCGAGGAAGAGGTCGACGCCGCGCGGGAGGCCCTGGCGCGCGCCCAGCGCACCCTCCAGCGCCTGCACGCGGCCGGCGCCCCACCACGGGACCTCGAGGAGGCCCGGCAGGCGGTGGCCGAAGCCAGTGAGACGGCGAAGCGCATTCGCCGCCGCTCGCGGCGCCGGCGCCGCCCGCACACGCTCGGCCCGCAGGACATCAGGCCTGGCTATCAGGTGTGGCTGCGAGGCGTCCCGACACCGGCCGAGGCGCTCTCCGAACCAGACCGGCGAGGGGAGCTCGACGTCACTCTCGGCTCATTGCGCGCGCGCGTGCGCGTCGACCAGGTCGTCAGGGTCGAGAAGGCGGCGCCGGTGAAGCTGCAGCCCTCTGCGCTGCCCGCGCCGCCGCCGTCGTTCGCCGAGCAGATCGAGGTGCGTGGCCAGACGCTCGATGAAGCCCTGCCCAGGGTCGAGCAGTTCCTCGACCTGGCTTTTCGGGCCGGCGCGCCGCGGCTGCGCGTCGTGCACGGCAAGGGCACCGGCCGCATGAGGCAGGCAGTGCGGGAGATGCTGGCCAGGCACCCTCTGGTGAAGGACTTCGGCTTCGCCCCGCCGAACGAAGGAGGAGAGGGCGTGACCGTAGTGGAAATGGCGCTGTCCTGATGGCAGAAATCCGCATACTCCGAGAACGCGTCGTCGAAGCGCCGCCGGACCTGGTCTACGACTGCATAGCCGATTACACGAACCACCACGGCAACATACTGCCGAAGGAGTTCTCCGACCTGAAGGTCGAGAGCGGCCCGGGGCGGGGCCAGGGCACCCGCATCTCCTTCAAGATGACGATGGGCGGCCAGACGCGCAGCGCCCTTGCCGACATCACCGAGCCCGAGCCGGGCAGGGTGTTGGTCGAATCGGACCCGAACACGGGCATCAAGACCGTCTTCACCGTCGAACCTGCCAATGGCGGCAGCCGCGTCCGCTTCGACACCAGTTGGCGGCCCAGGGGCTTCCAGGGCCTCATCGAGCGCCTGATGGCGCGCCGGCTGCTCGAGCCGGTGTACGACCGCGAGCTCGAGCAGCTGGAGCGCTACGCCCGGAGCCGCATGGCGGCGGGCCAGGGTCAGGTCTCGTGACGCACGGCGCGCGCCCGCGGACCTGATGCCAGGCGGGCGAGGGCGCCGGTGGCCGCGCCCCAGACGACATGGGCCGCGATCATCAGGGCGTTGCGCCGCGCGGACTCATGCCCCGCGGACGGGAGCACATTCGCTGCCGGCAGCCAGCCAGCGTAGCTCCCTGCCCACACGCCGAGGCCAAAGATGACGCCGCCGAGGACCGAAGGGCCTCGCAGGAGCGAGGCGAGGAGCCCGTAGGCGGCGCCGGCGGCGGCGCCATACGCGAAGTGAGCCGCGAAGGTCAGCGTCCGCATCTCCGGCTCCGAGAGCTTCGGTGCCAGGCCGCTCTCCTCCACCAGCTTCTCGGTGATGTGACGCGGGGGGAGCGGGTGGCGTTCTCGTGGCGGCAGGCGGCGGTGGAGCGCGGCCATCGCCAGCGTCATGGGCAGCGTCGCCACCAGACCGGCGAGGGCCCCACCCAGCAGCCGCCGCGAGAGCGGATGAGGGCGCTCGATCGCCACCTCACGCTCGTCGAGCCGCCAGTCGAGGCCGGTCGCGGTCATGGTCCCTCCGGGAAAGTAAAACCGGTAACCTCTGGTTTCCTGGTCTTGCGCTTTCGCGCTGGTCCAGTAGCCGACGTTACCGGTGAGATGAGCTTAGGCGGCCAGGGCTGGCGATGTTATCAAGCCGCTGGCCAGCGCCATGCTGTTCTCATGCCAACTCCGGCCGCCTGCGGCAGTGGTCCGACCGAAATTAGTCCTTCGTGGCCACGAAGAATAGGCGCTTGAAGGGGAATATGGTGCCGTGCGCCGTCCTGGGGTACGCCCGGCGCAGCTTCGCCGCGTAGGCGGCGGTGAATGCGGCCGCTTCGCCTTCGTCCAGCATCGCCAGTACGGGCCGGAGGGCTGTGCCCTTTACCCACTCCAGCACCGGGTCGTCTCCCTGGAGGACGAAGTAGTACTCCGTCTCCCAGGCGTCGACCGTGAAGCCCTTCGGCCAGAGCGCTTCGATGTAGACGGGGAGGGCGCGCGAGCCGGGCGGCCGCCAGCCGTCTGCGAGCTTCGCTGCCCAGGGCCCTTCGCGAGCGGTGTCATTCAGGAGTGTGTGGGATTCGGCGTAGAAGTTAGCCGGCATCTGCACGGCGAAGCAACCGCCCGGCCGAACCAGTCCGGCAAGGCGGGGTATCAGCGACTCGTGGTCGTCCAGCCACTGCAGCGCTGCGTTCGAAAAGAGCAGGTCGCAGGCCTCGCCGAAGTCGGCGATATCGCCGCGGCGGAAGTCGAGGCGGCCGGGCCTTGCCAGGGCCGCTGCCTGCGCCAGCATCTCGGGCGAGGAGTCGAGGCCGACGACCCTGGCCCGCGGCCAACGGTCGGCAAGGCGCGCGGTGAGTTCGCCGGTGCCGCAACCAAGGTCGAAGATGCTCTCGTAGGCCCTGTCCGGAATGCGTTGCAGGAGCTCGAAGAAGGGGCGGGAGCGCTCGTCGCGGAACAGCGCGTACTGGTTCGGGTCCCAGGTGGTGGTCACGGCCGGTCAGGCGCCGGAGCCGCCGGGCGCCCGGCGCTGGCGCTGCTTTCGTCCGGACGCGCGGCCTCCAGGAACCCGCGCCCGGCGTCCGTCAGGCTGACGACGACGCGGCCACCCGCGTCAGGCTGCCGGTGGACGAAGCCGAGGTCCAGCGCGTCCTCCCAGACGGGCAGTCGCGGACATGAGGTGCGCCACGCGCGCATGACCGCGGCGTAAGGCCGCGGCTCGACGGCGAGCCAGCCGAGGAGGTCAAGGACAAGCGCGCGGTTCTCCATTGGGGCATAGGATAGGCGTATGTCCGTCGGGCTGTCCATTAGAAATCTTCGATGACTAACCGCGGGCCGGGCCAATAACCGGCTTGCCAGCGGCGCCGATCACCGGCCTGTCCAGCGTGGCTCGCGGCGCTCACGGAAGGCCCGCCCGCCCTCCGCCTTGTCCTCCGTCTGGACGCCGATCGCCCAGGCTTCGTTCTGGAGCTGCCGGTCCACGCCTTCGTGCGTGAGGTCGCGCACCAGCCGCTTTGTCAGCTCGATGGTGATCGAAGGCCCGGCGGCAATGCGTCCGGCGAGGTCCAGCGCGGCCGGCATCAGCTCGGAGGGTTCGACGACGCGGTTGACCAGGCCCCAGCGTTCCGCGGTAGCGGCGTCGACGGCGTCGCCGGTGAACATCATCTCCAGCGCGCGGGAGTCGCCGATTAGCCGGGGCAGGTGGAAGGTGGTCCCCGTATCCGGTGTCAGCCCGCGGCGGACAAAGACGGAGATGAAGCGAGCCTCCGTGGAAGCGATGCGTATGTCGGCGCTGAGGGCAAGCGACAGGCCGGCGCCGGCCGCGACGCCGTTCACGGCCGCGATTACCGGCTTCGGGAAGTGGTTCAGGGCCGTAAACAAGACGCCCCAGTGGCCGATGGCCCCTTCCTTCGAGCGGCGGTAGCCCGACGCTTCCGCCATTTTCGCCACCTCATCCGGGGTGTCGCCGCCGAGGAGGTCGGCACCGGAACAGAAGCCGCGGCCTTCGCCCGTGATTACCAGCACCTTACAGGCGTCCTGCACAGCGCCCCGCTCCAGAACGGGCAGCAGCTCGTACACCGTCCGGGCTCGCATGGCGTTCAGGCGCTCGGGCCGGCTGAGCGTCACGACCCAGACGCCGTCTTCGCGTTCTTCGACCTTGAGGTCCTGGTGCTGCATGTGGTACCTCCCGCCCGGTCAGGCCGAGTATAAGACGTCAGTTGCGGCGACCGTGCCCAGTCTGGCTTGCGCAGGCGGCCAAGTGGGCCGCGTCCTTGCCAAGGCGCATTCCCACGTCTGGGCGCGCTGGCGTAAGCGCGCGAGGCCGCCACGGGCCGCGTCGTTGCGACGGCGTCAGCCCGACGCCCTGCCCCCGTCTGGTGTGCGCGAGGCGGCCGCGTCGCGTCATTGCGAGGCCGAAGGCCGAAGCAACCTTTGGCGAGGCGTGCGCATGATGGGCGACCGAGGAGATGCGGCGTGTCAAGGGTTGCCTCGGATTGGCGGCCTCGCCAAGGCGCAGTAGCGGATCACCATGTTCTCGACCGATCCCCTTACCAGATTAAGCATTTTTTCAAATTTGCCGGAAATTCCCTTGTCAAGATGGCTCAACAGTGGTAATCCTTTGCCAAGCCTTTTCGCTGTCGACCTAGGAGGTGACGCTTGGACAAAATCAACGAACTAACCAACGGCGAGAAAGCGATCTCGCTTGGCGGCATCTTGATGCTGGTGGCCTCCTTCTTACCCTGGTACAAGGT of Dehalococcoidia bacterium contains these proteins:
- a CDS encoding endonuclease MutS2; the protein is MDEHALRVLEYDKVIDRLAKLTSFAGGRDLALALQPSPDFDEVLRRQRLLAEAIRLRRLRTPLNLTSASDVRPAVEKAALGGVLDTHQLLEIANTQQVAETVRAATARHESDMPLLWGLGQSIVELRNLVAEILKAIDQRGEVLASASPNLGLIRRDIRIAHDRLHSKLQEFLASPAGRLAAQEPIVTLRDGRYVIPIKADFRGEVRGIVHDVSSSGATLFIEPLAVVDLANKWRELQIEEQREVERILRRLSALAGENAAVLKANVGVLAQVDLVMAAARLADELTPHDRTSLPDAAPPERWLLSFKDGAAALELREARHPLLSAPVPISISIGGADRVLLITGPNTGGKTVALKTVGLLVLMAQSGLPVPAEGASRIPVFEDVLADIGDEQSIEQSLSTFSGHIKNIIGLLQRAGPTSLVLLDELAAGTDPAEGAALARALLRHLIERGALTIATTHHGELKLFAHSTPGVRNAAVEFNPVTLAPTYRITIGVPGRSNALAIAARLGLPEAILKDAQASLSPEQAEIDALLDDLRREREAAAAARQQEEQARRRAEEARARAEQRLAAIDEQRAERLEEAATALEEEVDAAREALARAQRTLQRLHAAGAPPRDLEEARQAVAEASETAKRIRRRSRRRRRPHTLGPQDIRPGYQVWLRGVPTPAEALSEPDRRGELDVTLGSLRARVRVDQVVRVEKAAPVKLQPSALPAPPPSFAEQIEVRGQTLDEALPRVEQFLDLAFRAGAPRLRVVHGKGTGRMRQAVREMLARHPLVKDFGFAPPNEGGEGVTVVEMALS
- a CDS encoding SRPBCC family protein produces the protein MAEIRILRERVVEAPPDLVYDCIADYTNHHGNILPKEFSDLKVESGPGRGQGTRISFKMTMGGQTRSALADITEPEPGRVLVESDPNTGIKTVFTVEPANGGSRVRFDTSWRPRGFQGLIERLMARRLLEPVYDRELEQLERYARSRMAAGQGQVS
- a CDS encoding DUF1440 domain-containing protein, with the protein product MTATGLDWRLDEREVAIERPHPLSRRLLGGALAGLVATLPMTLAMAALHRRLPPRERHPLPPRHITEKLVEESGLAPKLSEPEMRTLTFAAHFAYGAAAGAAYGLLASLLRGPSVLGGVIFGLGVWAGSYAGWLPAANVLPSAGHESARRNALMIAAHVVWGAATGALARLASGPRARAVRHET
- a CDS encoding methyltransferase domain-containing protein, whose translation is MTTTWDPNQYALFRDERSRPFFELLQRIPDRAYESIFDLGCGTGELTARLADRWPRARVVGLDSSPEMLAQAAALARPGRLDFRRGDIADFGEACDLLFSNAALQWLDDHESLIPRLAGLVRPGGCFAVQMPANFYAESHTLLNDTAREGPWAAKLADGWRPPGSRALPVYIEALWPKGFTVDAWETEYYFVLQGDDPVLEWVKGTALRPVLAMLDEGEAAAFTAAYAAKLRRAYPRTAHGTIFPFKRLFFVATKD
- a CDS encoding enoyl-CoA hydratase/isomerase family protein gives rise to the protein MQHQDLKVEEREDGVWVVTLSRPERLNAMRARTVYELLPVLERGAVQDACKVLVITGEGRGFCSGADLLGGDTPDEVAKMAEASGYRRSKEGAIGHWGVLFTALNHFPKPVIAAVNGVAAGAGLSLALSADIRIASTEARFISVFVRRGLTPDTGTTFHLPRLIGDSRALEMMFTGDAVDAATAERWGLVNRVVEPSELMPAALDLAGRIAAGPSITIELTKRLVRDLTHEGVDRQLQNEAWAIGVQTEDKAEGGRAFRERREPRWTGR